The following proteins are co-located in the Pseudoalteromonas sp. N1230-9 genome:
- a CDS encoding peptide MFS transporter, translating to MSSLPKAGDFLGHPKGLFLLFGTEMWERFGYYGMRAILVLYLVALVQEGGFGWSNADALSLYGTFTMAVYITPLLGGWLADNVLGQRKAIILGGLLMAAGHFTMGIPHSYLAGQQENVFYIGLTLLCLGNGLFKPNISTMVGDLYKEGDQRRDGAFTIFYMGINLGGALGPLVAGYAAAAMGWQWGFIVAGVGMVISVLMQLALSNKYLGDIGVVPSAKLSQAQSESNTKEPLTKVETDRIKVIFTMSVFSIIFWMGFEQAGGLMNLFANDYTDRMLLGFEVPASWFQSLNSIFIIVFAPLVAIVWLKLDKREPNSPVKFAIALIFLALGFITMIFALMTQGQGDNLQISMMWLVLFYLFHTLGELCLSPIGLSMVSKLAPLRLASMLMGIWFLCTAVANKIAGFVGSFLGEGEEAVDNAMGIFIGLGATAILSAVIMYLLSDKLVKWMHGAEGHHEPQTTEHILAEELEVTAEKQ from the coding sequence ATGAGTTCATTACCTAAAGCAGGTGACTTTTTAGGGCATCCTAAAGGGCTGTTCCTGTTGTTCGGCACAGAAATGTGGGAACGATTCGGTTATTATGGCATGCGCGCTATTCTAGTATTGTACTTAGTTGCACTTGTTCAAGAAGGTGGTTTCGGCTGGTCAAATGCCGATGCATTAAGCCTTTACGGTACTTTTACAATGGCTGTTTATATCACACCACTATTGGGTGGTTGGTTAGCAGATAACGTTTTAGGGCAACGTAAAGCTATTATCCTTGGTGGTTTACTAATGGCTGCTGGCCATTTCACAATGGGTATTCCGCACAGTTACCTTGCAGGTCAACAAGAGAATGTTTTCTATATTGGTTTAACCTTACTTTGTTTGGGTAATGGTCTGTTTAAGCCAAATATCTCTACTATGGTGGGTGACTTATATAAAGAAGGTGATCAACGTCGTGATGGCGCATTCACTATCTTCTATATGGGTATCAACCTAGGTGGTGCATTAGGTCCACTTGTTGCGGGCTATGCTGCCGCTGCAATGGGCTGGCAATGGGGCTTCATCGTAGCCGGTGTTGGTATGGTGATCTCTGTACTTATGCAACTTGCATTAAGTAACAAATACCTAGGTGATATTGGTGTCGTTCCATCAGCTAAGCTTTCACAAGCTCAGTCTGAATCAAACACTAAAGAGCCTCTTACTAAAGTTGAAACTGACCGCATTAAAGTTATTTTCACCATGAGTGTATTCAGTATCATTTTCTGGATGGGCTTTGAGCAAGCGGGTGGTTTAATGAACCTATTCGCTAACGATTACACTGACCGTATGCTATTAGGCTTTGAAGTCCCTGCTTCATGGTTCCAATCATTAAACTCAATTTTCATCATCGTTTTTGCACCATTAGTTGCTATCGTTTGGTTGAAGCTGGATAAGCGTGAGCCAAACTCACCTGTTAAGTTCGCTATTGCACTTATTTTCTTAGCACTTGGCTTCATCACAATGATTTTTGCTCTAATGACGCAAGGCCAAGGTGACAATCTGCAAATTAGCATGATGTGGCTGGTTCTTTTCTACCTTTTCCATACCTTAGGTGAGTTATGTTTATCACCGATTGGTTTATCAATGGTGAGTAAACTTGCGCCATTACGTTTAGCATCAATGCTTATGGGTATTTGGTTCTTATGTACAGCTGTTGCTAATAAGATTGCTGGTTTCGTAGGTTCATTCCTAGGTGAAGGCGAAGAAGCTGTTGATAATGCAATGGGTATTTTCATCGGCTTAGGTGCTACAGCAATCCTATCTGCTGTCATTATGTACTTACTGAGCGACAAGCTAGTTAAATGGATGCATGGTGCCGAAGGCCATCATGAGCCGCAAACAACTGAACACATTCTAGCTGAAGAGCTAGAAGTAACTGCCGAAAAGCAGTAA
- the hppD gene encoding 4-hydroxyphenylpyruvate dioxygenase: MSEVNNPLGLMGIEFTEYATPDADYMDKVFTDFGFSKLKKFKGKDIVYYNQHDIHFLLNNEREGFSAEFAKSHGPAICSMGWRVENAQKAFEVAVERGAKPATDSTHKNLPYPAIYGIGDSLIYFIEQFGDKGSIYESDFEDLSEQNIVEDKGFIRIDHLTNNVYKGTMETWANFYKDVFGFTEVRYFDIKGQKTALLSYALKSPCGTFSIPINEGKDNNNNQIDEYLNEYNGPGVQHLAFLTNDLVSSLDKLDQSTIATLDIIPEYYDTIFDRVPWVKEDKEKIRKHQILVDSQSENCYLLQIFSKNLFGPIFIEMIQRVDDGGFGEGNFQALFESIERDQERRGVI, encoded by the coding sequence ATGAGCGAAGTAAATAATCCGTTAGGCCTAATGGGCATTGAATTCACTGAATATGCAACACCGGATGCAGATTACATGGACAAAGTGTTTACTGATTTTGGCTTTTCTAAGCTAAAAAAATTCAAGGGTAAAGACATTGTTTACTACAACCAACATGACATTCATTTCTTACTAAATAATGAGCGTGAAGGTTTTTCTGCTGAATTTGCTAAAAGCCACGGCCCAGCAATCTGTTCTATGGGTTGGCGTGTAGAGAATGCACAAAAAGCATTCGAGGTTGCTGTTGAGCGCGGTGCAAAACCAGCAACAGACTCAACACATAAAAATTTACCATACCCGGCTATTTACGGTATCGGCGACAGCTTAATCTACTTCATCGAACAGTTTGGTGATAAAGGCTCTATCTATGAGTCAGATTTCGAAGACTTAAGCGAGCAAAATATTGTTGAAGACAAAGGCTTCATCCGTATCGACCATTTAACCAATAACGTATATAAAGGCACGATGGAAACATGGGCTAACTTCTATAAAGACGTATTTGGTTTTACAGAAGTTCGTTACTTCGACATTAAAGGTCAAAAAACAGCGCTATTATCTTACGCACTTAAATCTCCGTGCGGCACTTTCTCGATTCCAATCAATGAAGGTAAAGATAACAACAACAACCAAATCGATGAGTACTTAAATGAGTACAATGGTCCAGGTGTGCAGCATTTAGCATTCCTAACTAATGACCTAGTAAGCTCACTTGATAAGCTTGACCAATCAACGATTGCCACGCTTGATATCATTCCTGAGTACTACGACACCATCTTTGACCGTGTGCCTTGGGTAAAAGAAGACAAAGAGAAGATCCGTAAGCATCAAATCCTTGTAGATAGCCAAAGCGAAAACTGTTACTTACTGCAAATCTTCTCGAAGAACCTATTTGGTCCTATCTTTATCGAGATGATCCAACGTGTAGATGACGGCGGTTTCGGTGAAGGTAACTTCCAAGCGCTTTTCGAATCAATCGAACGTGATCAAGAGCGTCGTGGTGTAATCTAA
- the bcsZ gene encoding cellulose synthase complex periplasmic endoglucanase BcsZ — translation MKFMTYLAISILLISKAFAAQTCAAWPQWNTFKTHFISPQGRVIDLGSQFDITTSEGQSYALFFALVANDKSTFDSLLDWTEIHLSEGDLSTRLPAWQWGVENGEGKILDSNPAADSDLWIAYSLSQAAKLWQERRYAVLSSVLAERIIREETARLPNLGLTLLPAPSGFEKQGSWKLNPSYAPLFILKQFAELYPRSPWQELHENSAKMLINTAPKGFSPDWVNYSVEKGFYHDKQSPAVGSFNAIRVYLWASMMADDAAYKKELIQQFTPMAEHIIESRKVPLEANALSGKTSGTGPSGFTGALLPLLKTMQASQLVTALQQQLMMDTRFTTTRYYDSVLYLFGTSSLNERFKIDKEGNLITNWSAECQ, via the coding sequence ATGAAATTTATGACTTATTTAGCTATTAGTATCTTACTAATAAGTAAAGCTTTTGCAGCGCAAACTTGTGCAGCGTGGCCGCAATGGAATACGTTTAAAACACACTTCATTTCACCACAAGGGCGGGTTATTGATTTAGGCAGCCAGTTCGATATCACCACCTCTGAAGGTCAGTCATATGCATTATTTTTTGCCTTGGTGGCAAATGATAAAAGCACCTTTGATTCGCTGTTAGATTGGACAGAGATTCACCTCTCTGAAGGCGATCTAAGCACTCGTCTGCCTGCATGGCAATGGGGTGTTGAAAATGGTGAAGGCAAAATATTAGACTCTAACCCTGCTGCTGACTCTGATTTATGGATAGCTTACAGCTTGTCGCAAGCCGCAAAGCTCTGGCAAGAAAGACGCTATGCAGTTTTAAGCTCGGTACTTGCAGAACGAATTATTCGCGAAGAAACAGCCCGCTTACCTAACTTAGGCTTAACACTTCTGCCAGCCCCCAGTGGCTTTGAAAAGCAGGGCTCATGGAAATTAAACCCAAGCTATGCACCGTTATTTATTTTAAAGCAATTTGCTGAGCTTTATCCGCGTTCACCTTGGCAAGAGTTACATGAAAACTCAGCTAAAATGCTGATTAATACAGCACCAAAAGGCTTTAGCCCTGATTGGGTCAACTACAGTGTTGAAAAAGGCTTTTACCATGACAAACAAAGCCCTGCTGTAGGCAGTTTCAATGCTATTCGTGTGTATCTTTGGGCAAGTATGATGGCCGATGATGCCGCTTACAAAAAAGAACTTATCCAGCAGTTCACGCCTATGGCCGAGCATATTATCGAATCAAGAAAAGTACCGTTAGAAGCAAATGCTCTTTCAGGGAAAACATCAGGCACAGGTCCAAGTGGTTTTACTGGGGCTTTACTCCCTCTGCTCAAAACCATGCAAGCATCACAATTAGTCACCGCACTGCAACAACAATTAATGATGGATACCCGTTTCACAACGACTCGCTACTATGACAGTGTATTGTACTTGTTTGGCACCAGCAGTCTAAACGAACGCTTTAAGATTGATAAAGAAGGAAACTTGATAACGAATTGGAGCGCTGAATGCCAATAA
- a CDS encoding cellulose synthase subunit BcsC-related outer membrane protein, whose amino-acid sequence MPIKWLIAVIIASPSAFALANNDIDTQSIDWLISQVQLGEIEQDTQLMTDSLEKLLSIAPQNTQVQCAQVRVLYAQKETEQARNLLAKLTQRAHPCVESLTLLEKVSNEEKATIAQARLRARAGQYNDAVKIYNRLFKSNYPNIEFELEHINWLAQDENQYQQALRGYRSLMNRYPNSGRFELAYARHLLKQNPANKEALALLSHYAHSNQYSVEAEFAWLNALEDMPLNKSTEHAYERYFAAYPKSSKGHVQFSDFKKAYKAEREKLADPAYQTWLKGNVELEKRRFAKAEALFNQALKGRPTDPEIYNSLGLLNLRQGNNAQAYHFFKKAEKYSIDTNRITVLKGLANTARFWQYIDEAKSAMSMKEFKRATLKLDLADTLNEDPNTVVFYRAQLAEAAGHYQTAMKLYKHVLKNDPLQQSTLRAMLILSAADGNYARSHQFYNSLSKQQQALIAADYTLLETQQLRARADDLTTKGRLDEAVDMLLMAIKQSPRQSWLYYDLANLYQQQGLVEHAKALYKKTLWQFPLDAELRYSHALFLRSLNDYQGALATLDYIPTNARTDDINVLAEQLSINTKLEKLAENNTATNKATIIYKLTELEAQPLTPLMQAELATQWLQINEQQYAIRQLKKALERDSSLSPYWHMTYADLLINNDDQAGIDTWFSHYQLPSSATNSEQSQWLALQINYINRFYQGQTRITKLTALDNQYSENPQLNEALINAYIEQGDTRFAISRYQQHTAMGHTVTTDTALTIAALSREMQNNTLADRIVAEQINQVTYQESYRQQQLMAALSQFEDQTTALNLAKQLLAKSNNNQELYYQAAAVAETKQQTQLAKNWYQAAIAPNTINSRLADEQYYSLYTLDDDAPWYVNNAKRQLQRIEQQEQAYITAAINLSSQTSTQNESTLGAGATPIEAGFPLWGGTGIIKLDPMMISSQETRFDETFAGSRYGQGALCIFDCPLLSIEPEQQGMDIGFAWQNEQWRFDVGTTPLGFLVEDIVWGVNYKGSFGDFGYGVTFNKRPITSSVLSYAGLEDVFTNQVWGGVRATQLQLSLSHDLGLDWGFWGSTNYQLLTGKNVKDNQSYSLMGGSYYRYIRQRNKELSIGLNLLHWSYKHNLSEETWGHGGYYSPQNYLGASLPVIYDQRIGHNFVYRLRGGVSWSTTTTDEIEFFPNDPVLQAQAEAQTAITGVVPYFEDDTSSGISYNLAASFEYRFTPHWFFGGYFNLDRADFYEPNYAQLYFRYYFKPVYSELIFPGKPVIPYASY is encoded by the coding sequence ATGCCAATAAAGTGGCTCATTGCTGTCATTATCGCAAGCCCTAGTGCCTTTGCGCTTGCAAATAACGATATTGATACTCAGTCAATTGATTGGTTAATTAGCCAAGTACAATTAGGCGAAATTGAGCAAGATACACAGCTGATGACTGACAGTTTAGAAAAACTGTTAAGTATCGCCCCCCAAAACACCCAAGTTCAATGTGCGCAGGTGCGTGTTTTGTATGCACAAAAAGAAACTGAACAAGCGCGTAACTTATTGGCAAAGCTAACTCAAAGAGCACACCCTTGTGTGGAGAGCTTAACACTACTGGAAAAAGTCAGTAATGAAGAAAAAGCAACGATTGCACAGGCCCGTTTACGTGCACGCGCAGGGCAATACAATGACGCTGTAAAAATTTACAATCGCTTGTTCAAATCAAACTACCCTAATATTGAATTTGAACTTGAACATATAAACTGGCTTGCCCAAGACGAAAATCAATACCAACAGGCCTTACGAGGATACCGCTCATTAATGAACCGCTACCCAAACAGCGGCCGCTTTGAGCTTGCTTACGCCCGTCATCTATTAAAACAGAATCCTGCAAACAAAGAAGCACTGGCACTTTTGAGCCATTATGCTCATAGTAATCAATACAGTGTTGAGGCTGAATTTGCATGGTTAAATGCACTTGAAGATATGCCTCTGAACAAAAGTACCGAACATGCTTATGAACGTTATTTTGCTGCTTACCCTAAAAGCAGTAAAGGGCACGTGCAATTTAGCGACTTTAAAAAGGCATATAAGGCCGAACGCGAAAAGCTGGCTGACCCTGCTTACCAAACATGGTTAAAAGGCAATGTAGAGCTTGAAAAACGCCGTTTTGCAAAAGCTGAAGCATTGTTCAATCAAGCCTTAAAAGGCCGACCCACAGATCCTGAAATATACAACAGCCTAGGACTACTCAATCTTAGACAAGGCAATAATGCTCAAGCGTATCATTTTTTTAAAAAAGCTGAAAAATACAGTATTGATACAAATCGCATTACAGTACTTAAAGGCCTAGCAAACACGGCGCGTTTTTGGCAATACATAGACGAAGCGAAATCAGCGATGTCTATGAAAGAGTTCAAACGCGCAACATTAAAGCTTGATTTAGCTGATACCCTAAATGAGGATCCGAACACGGTCGTGTTTTACCGTGCGCAACTTGCCGAAGCCGCCGGCCATTACCAAACAGCAATGAAGCTGTACAAACACGTGCTAAAAAATGATCCATTACAGCAATCAACCCTAAGAGCTATGCTTATCTTAAGCGCTGCAGATGGAAACTATGCACGTAGCCATCAATTTTATAATAGCTTAAGTAAACAGCAGCAAGCGCTTATTGCCGCTGACTATACGCTCCTTGAAACCCAGCAATTGCGCGCACGTGCCGATGATTTAACAACGAAAGGCCGACTGGATGAAGCTGTAGATATGTTACTTATGGCGATAAAACAAAGCCCTCGCCAAAGCTGGTTATATTATGATCTCGCTAATTTATACCAACAACAGGGTTTGGTTGAACACGCAAAAGCGCTTTATAAGAAAACCTTGTGGCAGTTTCCGCTGGATGCAGAACTCAGATACAGCCATGCATTATTTTTACGTTCGCTCAATGATTATCAGGGCGCGTTGGCGACTCTGGATTACATTCCAACTAACGCACGCACTGATGACATTAACGTTCTTGCTGAGCAACTGAGTATTAATACCAAGCTCGAGAAACTTGCAGAAAATAATACTGCCACCAATAAAGCAACTATTATTTATAAGCTCACGGAGTTAGAAGCTCAGCCATTAACACCATTAATGCAAGCAGAGCTTGCTACTCAATGGCTCCAAATTAATGAGCAACAGTACGCAATAAGGCAACTTAAAAAAGCGCTTGAACGCGACTCTAGCCTCAGCCCATATTGGCATATGACGTATGCTGACCTGCTTATTAATAACGATGATCAAGCAGGTATAGATACGTGGTTTAGTCATTACCAGCTGCCCAGCAGTGCAACAAACTCAGAACAATCGCAATGGCTTGCGCTACAAATAAACTACATTAATCGTTTTTACCAAGGCCAAACGCGAATAACAAAACTAACAGCGCTTGATAATCAGTACAGTGAAAACCCACAGCTCAATGAAGCACTAATTAATGCCTATATAGAGCAAGGTGATACTCGTTTCGCTATTTCTCGCTACCAGCAACACACCGCAATGGGACACACAGTCACCACCGATACTGCACTGACGATTGCAGCACTTAGTCGTGAGATGCAAAATAACACCTTGGCTGATCGAATTGTTGCAGAGCAAATCAACCAAGTAACGTATCAGGAAAGCTATCGACAACAACAGTTAATGGCAGCACTTAGCCAATTTGAAGATCAAACAACGGCTCTCAATCTAGCCAAACAGTTGTTAGCAAAATCTAATAATAATCAAGAGCTTTACTATCAAGCTGCAGCTGTAGCAGAGACTAAGCAACAAACACAGCTTGCAAAAAACTGGTATCAAGCGGCAATCGCACCAAATACCATCAATAGCCGTTTAGCTGATGAGCAGTATTACAGCCTGTATACACTTGATGATGACGCTCCATGGTATGTCAATAATGCGAAACGCCAATTACAGCGTATTGAACAACAAGAACAAGCCTATATTACAGCCGCTATCAACTTAAGTAGCCAAACAAGCACGCAAAATGAGTCAACTCTAGGCGCTGGTGCAACGCCTATCGAGGCCGGTTTTCCTCTTTGGGGTGGCACTGGGATTATAAAATTAGACCCAATGATGATATCGAGCCAAGAAACCCGTTTTGATGAAACCTTTGCGGGCAGCCGCTATGGTCAAGGAGCCCTCTGTATTTTTGACTGTCCACTGTTAAGCATTGAACCCGAACAGCAAGGCATGGATATTGGTTTTGCTTGGCAAAACGAGCAATGGCGCTTTGATGTTGGTACCACTCCACTTGGCTTTCTAGTCGAAGATATCGTGTGGGGCGTTAATTACAAAGGAAGCTTTGGCGATTTCGGTTATGGAGTAACCTTCAATAAACGCCCTATTACTAGCTCCGTTTTATCTTACGCAGGACTTGAAGATGTCTTTACTAATCAAGTGTGGGGCGGCGTTCGAGCAACACAATTGCAACTAAGCTTATCTCATGATCTAGGGCTAGATTGGGGCTTTTGGGGAAGCACCAATTACCAGCTTTTAACCGGTAAAAACGTCAAAGATAATCAAAGCTACAGTTTAATGGGAGGAAGTTACTATCGGTATATTCGACAAAGAAATAAAGAGCTGAGCATTGGTTTAAACCTATTACATTGGTCATACAAGCACAATTTAAGTGAAGAAACCTGGGGACATGGTGGCTATTACAGTCCGCAAAACTATTTAGGCGCTTCACTGCCAGTCATTTATGATCAACGCATTGGCCATAATTTTGTTTATCGTTTACGTGGCGGCGTATCTTGGTCAACCACAACCACCGATGAAATTGAGTTTTTCCCTAATGATCCTGTTTTGCAAGCACAAGCTGAAGCACAAACAGCTATAACGGGGGTTGTACCTTATTTTGAAGACGACACTAGTAGTGGTATTTCTTACAACTTAGCAGCCAGTTTTGAGTATCGTTTTACGCCACATTGGTTTTTTGGTGGCTATTTTAATCTTGATAGAGCTGATTTCTACGAACCAAATTATGCACAACTTTATTTTAGATACTACTTTAAGCCTGTTTATAGTGAGCTGATCTTCCCTGGAAAACCTGTCATCCCTTATGCAAGCTACTAA
- a CDS encoding metallophosphoesterase — MRFFNQLLIIFFTTLLLVACGGDKTTKEVATTPSQSGLIISVSSGFSEQFANGSVRLNADSNTVSTDTTFTYTETTATTADIEQNIVSARHTFRPNNLVFSKSLTLSIKLPQQQTNLAFSIVMLQDEQWQPLTTSFNEEGFAVSEITTFGTYALMSRSIPAVSKTIGEQCVDTASSQTVRFIHVADLHARFGFKEQLFSRIRSYYDNAKLENPNTLFTNGGDDYEKGTVAEQTSQGLATVEAIKAMAFDVRVIGNHDYAWGPEQLLDFADDDNAIVLASNTDYEGNSDTPFAGVDFSVVQVGCLRIGFFGMTSVPWNELDEPIEDEPIPDFIANFKMNWQWQEVAEQIVNQYRQDVDYMVMVSHLGEGTDTRIAQNVTGIDLVLGGHTHGGESYQTLDNGSIVIQPNFFAQGLTDLTLTFNLEDKTLADVDYNTVPTTSITSLDERTKAAIDEIMGRYAPDANTEIAVSENYPSAKELISITAKATMQQFPAIDAALLDASQVQDRWLPGTLTQEDFHAAYKVERQPSNTPGFNSIYQVSVTGSQLKTMLASQPEWVALVPDNISDATTYQVALFKGPALNSELFFPALPNLDAQLVAESWWLLDNYARARTSQCLYIDTNNTLNACKTDDAVTVWNFNNPEQGFSSDFGPATLSFFDPEEENWGPENSQFATTSELAVADLPNGASGVLAFSRHSPTQGLTLTANSPANGDYQTDGFISDHTLVMDVLWPEQSTNEWRALLQTDLTNSNDADLYVSRDNAIGIATRDSGYFGELLANSWHRIAFVFYAAPNNGALKIYLDGELIGIKDEGEINERWAINSAALLLTDNDYETKPGYLNALLFAGRAMTDAEIANMGSAQQQLNFTQSTRTLNQVIERHYQAAPQIMNNPWLQQRSKFFNKARQSVN, encoded by the coding sequence TTGCGCTTTTTCAATCAACTCTTAATCATTTTTTTTACCACATTACTGCTTGTAGCCTGTGGCGGCGATAAAACAACGAAAGAGGTTGCCACCACCCCAAGTCAGTCTGGTTTAATTATTTCAGTCAGTTCAGGTTTTTCCGAACAATTTGCTAATGGTAGTGTACGCCTAAATGCAGATAGTAATACCGTTTCTACCGATACGACTTTTACCTATACTGAAACAACTGCAACTACAGCAGATATTGAACAAAACATTGTCTCTGCAAGACATACTTTTAGACCCAATAATTTAGTATTCTCTAAATCGTTAACCCTTTCTATAAAGCTCCCCCAGCAACAAACTAACCTCGCATTTAGTATTGTTATGCTACAAGATGAGCAGTGGCAACCTCTGACAACCAGTTTCAACGAAGAGGGCTTTGCGGTAAGTGAAATTACCACTTTTGGTACCTACGCGTTAATGTCGCGCAGCATTCCTGCAGTCAGTAAAACAATTGGCGAACAATGTGTTGATACAGCAAGTTCACAAACAGTGCGCTTTATTCATGTTGCTGATTTACACGCGCGCTTTGGTTTTAAAGAGCAATTATTCAGCCGTATTCGCAGTTACTACGATAATGCCAAACTGGAAAACCCAAATACTTTATTCACCAATGGTGGCGATGATTATGAAAAAGGCACCGTAGCTGAGCAAACTTCACAAGGCTTAGCCACGGTCGAGGCAATAAAAGCCATGGCCTTTGACGTACGCGTGATTGGTAACCACGACTATGCATGGGGACCAGAGCAATTACTTGATTTTGCTGATGACGATAATGCCATCGTGCTTGCAAGCAATACTGACTATGAGGGTAACAGTGATACGCCGTTTGCCGGTGTCGATTTTTCAGTTGTGCAAGTAGGTTGCCTTCGAATCGGCTTTTTTGGCATGACTTCCGTGCCTTGGAATGAACTCGACGAACCTATTGAAGACGAGCCAATTCCTGATTTTATTGCTAATTTCAAAATGAACTGGCAATGGCAAGAAGTGGCTGAGCAAATTGTTAATCAGTACCGCCAAGATGTTGATTACATGGTAATGGTGAGTCATTTAGGTGAAGGCACTGACACTCGTATTGCGCAAAATGTTACGGGGATTGATTTAGTACTGGGTGGCCACACCCATGGTGGTGAAAGCTATCAAACTTTAGATAATGGCAGCATTGTTATTCAGCCAAACTTTTTTGCACAAGGCCTAACTGATCTCACGTTAACCTTTAACCTTGAAGACAAAACACTCGCTGATGTTGATTACAATACCGTACCAACAACCAGCATTACCAGTTTAGATGAGCGCACAAAAGCCGCCATCGATGAAATCATGGGCCGCTACGCCCCTGATGCAAACACTGAAATTGCCGTTTCAGAAAATTACCCAAGTGCAAAAGAGCTCATTAGTATTACAGCCAAAGCCACTATGCAGCAATTCCCTGCTATTGATGCCGCACTGCTAGATGCAAGCCAAGTACAAGATCGCTGGCTTCCAGGCACCTTAACTCAAGAAGACTTTCATGCGGCGTATAAGGTTGAGCGCCAGCCATCGAATACCCCAGGCTTTAACTCTATTTATCAAGTCTCTGTTACTGGCAGCCAATTAAAAACCATGCTCGCAAGCCAGCCTGAATGGGTTGCTTTAGTGCCTGATAACATCAGTGATGCAACCACATACCAAGTTGCTCTATTTAAAGGCCCTGCACTTAATAGCGAGTTGTTCTTCCCTGCTCTGCCAAACTTAGACGCGCAATTAGTCGCTGAAAGTTGGTGGCTACTTGATAACTACGCACGAGCACGCACTAGCCAATGTTTATACATCGACACTAATAACACACTTAACGCCTGTAAAACTGACGATGCAGTCACGGTATGGAATTTTAATAATCCTGAGCAAGGTTTTAGCAGTGACTTTGGCCCTGCAACACTCAGCTTTTTCGACCCTGAAGAAGAAAACTGGGGACCAGAGAATAGCCAATTTGCGACCACAAGTGAGCTTGCAGTTGCTGATTTACCAAATGGTGCCTCAGGTGTATTGGCGTTTTCTCGCCACAGCCCAACACAAGGCTTAACCTTAACGGCCAATAGCCCTGCAAATGGTGACTACCAAACTGACGGATTTATTTCAGATCACACCCTGGTGATGGACGTGCTTTGGCCAGAGCAAAGCACCAATGAATGGCGTGCATTACTACAAACAGATCTCACTAATAGCAATGATGCAGACCTTTACGTCAGCCGAGATAATGCCATCGGTATCGCCACTCGTGACAGTGGTTACTTTGGCGAGCTTTTGGCAAACAGCTGGCACCGTATTGCTTTTGTGTTTTATGCTGCTCCAAACAATGGCGCACTAAAAATTTACCTTGATGGCGAGCTAATTGGTATTAAAGATGAAGGCGAAATCAATGAACGCTGGGCAATCAACAGTGCAGCGCTACTTTTAACCGATAATGATTACGAAACTAAACCTGGGTATTTAAATGCACTCCTCTTTGCAGGTCGCGCTATGACAGACGCAGAAATTGCAAACATGGGTAGTGCACAACAGCAACTCAACTTCACGCAGTCTACTCGCACCTTAAACCAAGTCATTGAGCGACATTACCAAGCTGCACCTCAAATTATGAATAACCCTTGGTTACAACAACGTAGCAAGTTTTTTAACAAAGCACGCCAAAGTGTAAACTAA